DNA from Cyprinus carpio isolate SPL01 chromosome B3, ASM1834038v1, whole genome shotgun sequence:
ATAGGGAAATATTAAGGAATGAATTAAGGAAGTGTGAAAGTATGTAAGTAATGAAGAAACTGAAGTAGTAAGTACAAAAggatctattttttatttaagatagaTAGGAAGAATTAGTTGTGAGTTTTCTATTATTTGACAATatcctcaccctcatgtggtcGAAGGAGATCCCCACTTTGCCGTTGAAGTCGTCGCTGAAGAGAGGGATCTTGGCGTACCTCTGACTGAAGTGATTCAACACGATGAACTCCGCGTTCATCTTCATCCCAATGCCGATAGCCTGAGACGTGGTGctggaaagagtttcagattcAGACACAAATCACTGACAAACCCTAAACCTGAGGCTGAACATGAACACCGAGGAATGCTGTGCTGCAGTATTAATCTGTTTTCCTCAACCGTTTCTCAAGTTCAAGGGCGGAAGTAGGATCTGTTTTCTACAAAGCCTACAACACAAACCTGTACATTTGTGAATTTCAGCTGATAAAGCTAAACCGACCCTTCAGCAATCTGGAAGACGCTCTCCACCCTCTCAGGCAATCAATTCCTCGCTGAAACCCAAATGAATCCCCCACAAAATCTCCAATCGATTTCGCTCAGAAGCTCTCAGCGTTATTCAGTTCTTAAATTGGAAAGGGCCGCAGTGTGAGACACGGAGCAGTTCATTCATAGACCCGGCGCTCCAGAACTCCAGCAGACGACAAAAAACCCAATCAATGCTCATCTAAGAGGAGAATCCCACAACTTCAAGAGAGGCCCACTTTAAATGAGTTCTCTATCAGGAAGCACATTATCCACTGGGAAAGCTGACCACTTTCATTGCAGAAAATTTTCTCCCTCTGCCTGCAACTGAGGGTGAATTTTGTAGCTCTCAAATCAAAAGATGGTTTTatcttcttgtttgttttgttagttcGCAAATGCCCAATACAATCTCTTCACTCAAGACATGAGCTGTCCGATAAGAGGGGTTGATTAACTATTGCATTATTTATGGAGGAGAGCTCATGCTGAAATGCATTCATTGCATAGGATGTTGATGGAAATTGTGCCACAATGAAAAGGCAATAACgacattacttattttatatgtGAATTACAGCTCAAAAGTTCAGGGGtcgtaagattttttttgaaagaagtctctactgctaaccaaggctgcattaatttgaaaaaaaaaaaaaataattgttatatattgtgaaatattacagttagaggtgcacgataaatatcggacGATAATTAATGCGCAACATGTCAGTaaagccgttgttaactgacaagctgtgcaaatctAAGCTGATAATGAacttggatttgcgcagcttgtcagttaacaacggctctgtgtagtaacagctgctctatgtgaaatcatgcacctgatggaatttaccgctgatgaGAGCAATATATCGTGCACCTCTCGTGACAATGGATATTTTCCGATATTGTCACCCCTAATCcttcaaaataactgctttctactagaacaaaaacttaaatcaactagaaaaaattaattataaaaaatgatttatttctgaTAATAAAGTTCTAATATCAAATTTTAAATCTCAAATTTTAAAGAATAAtccaaaatgaaaaacacaaaaaaaaaaaaaacacaaaattctaGACACATGGCAAAAAAATTTTGAGTGTCAAATTTTAGAGGTCATAGAGCTGAATGTTTTGCTGAAATGaattttcagccaaaaaaaaagagactgcTATGAAAGATGACCAGTTAAAAACTTCAGACCTGACAGCAAACATGAAGAGGCATTTGAACTATGAAAGATGACCAGTTAAAAACTTCGGACCTGACAGCAAACATGAAGAGCAATCAAAATTTGCAAGTGTCAGAACTGGTCATGAAAAACTCAATTAAAATAGATTTGGTACAaaagactaaaacaaaatattttaaattaaaataaaataaaccaacaataataaatattatcgAGTGGATGGAACGGACATGGATCAGAAAAGAACATAACTTGACAAACATCAGCAATATTATCGATTTGATGGAACGGACATGGATCAGAAAAGAACATAACTTGACAAACATAACTGACAAATTTTGCAACCTTAGCCAGGTTTCCATctaaagttgcgaatttaacttatgcgtaaaattggaatatcgcacaaaacatttacgaacaagcaccgtttccatccaacgattCAAAGAGAACAAATCaccacttcctgataaactggcactaaacatcactaagaaaagtaggagaagctactgaatataatatttttcctatataataaatgacttgcacctcagaacgagcagacgaaacacaatgaatgtgattatttctttcggaggtggatgctgctgtttgggaacgcagtcgtttaacagttcgGGGAGGTAATTATACAgaaaatactttgatgacagactttgctcgggcatttccGAGTGTCCGTAACAACATTTTAGATGCCGTGGAATGAGATCGgtctgctggttagtcaggatttaccatCTTATAGCGCAGTCACGTGACTTTTTTATGCGCttggaatttattcgcaaaatgcatttccatctcccattaatcgcattaaccctttttcgcaaaattcaaaaaccacctcaagcgagcataaaaactttttttattttaaattaagcatGGTGACGGAAACCCAGCTATTGATACTTATTTTAATCAGCATTGAACTAACTCAAGCagaataatgacactgttgtcttcaGTATAGCTGCTTAGCactgaattgaacttgtttcataactgatCAACTTCACAGTTATTAAGAAATTTGAATGTGCCTCATTTTTGAAGTTTGCGTCATTGATTCTTTTATTTTCCTATTaaatactgtgaagctgctttgaaacaaccttcattttataaaatgtaatgttctggtccttgattctgattggttgagcatGTTTACGTGTGTGTTGATCGGCagccactttgttggaaccataGCCATTTCTGAGGAACTATATTGTTTGGGAGaagaataattattaatatcattgcACTTTATtggctctgttttattttgtgaaaccttactcgtatatggaataaccgttttataaaagcaataagccctgtgaatttatacagtgaatttataacagctaagggggttgTAACAATGTTAtatattcactgtaaaccacggcttcacggggcttactGCTTTAGCATAAAGCACGGTACAAATAAAGGCGATGTTGACAAACATTACAAGgaaacttaattaaaaacacttGCTGTGACCCTGCAGCTCTGAAGTGTCATTGACCCTGTGTTCATGTACCTGTGTCTCTTCTCGCACGCCTCTTCTTCCATCCCGTCCTCCAGTGTGGCTTCATGAATCAAAAGTGTTGCATTCTTGCCTGAGAGCAAACCAAAAGATGAATTAAACTctccccaccacacacacacacacacacacacacacacacacagataaattaCAGCTGACATGCTGTTCCCTCTTCCCCCCattgtaaaacacacacaaacattcacacaccAACGCACACTCCATTTTTTCTCTCTAGAAATCCATCAGGAGAACTGAGATGACAAAAGCCTTTCCTAATGAGACGAGCGGGCCGAACCATCTCCGGCGTTCGGGAGGGGAGCTCGGTTCAGGCTGAATACCCTCCATCACCACCGCACTCCCTCAGGAGCCATTAAAGAGGTTTCTGTGACTGGGAGAACAGCGCTGGAGTGATCGATTACCTTGCTGATAAAGACGGGAAGCAGCATTTAAACGCAGGCTTCATTCGTATCGATCCGCGAGTCACTATAGAGATTCAGGAGCAATTACAGACTCTCTCTTTCCTGCTGGACTGATGGGCCTTTAATGACCAGATTCTGAATGACAGAATATTTTGAGGCAAAACTCTCTGTGGAAATAGACGCCGTTTGGTTTGTCTGAAAGTTCAGACTGAAAATATGTAACTGTAAATCTTGCGGCATGGAAAGAAATTGTGCGTCTTAAATTAATAAGTGAGTTTGAGAGTGTTTGCACaccatttgcaactgcttttcatcacttaattagaagcaccacaaattgcAATTGTATCATGTTATAGGGAccactgaacagacatttagaagtcgattaatacaaagtatttaaaatacaaatgaagcTATGTATACACTTGCATTTTTACGACACTTTAAGTGTGTTAAGTTctacacacacacttgtggtctccCATCCTCCCTTGAACACTTGGCCCAAATTACAGGAAATACGCCATACAAGGAGTCAAGTGCAAAGAACGCAAGTGTGGTATTGGGACAAGGCAAAATTCTCattaaatttattgcaaaataatgagaaataatttAGGTGAAGCTTTCCAGTTAAAGCCTTATTGGTTAACGTTGGTTAATgttttaactaacaatgagcaaaactttaaatttacagtattttgtgttattttagtatcacttcAGATACTCTTATAGATTTgaattaatattgtgaatattgtgaatattgaataatattgtaagttgttattttaatttttttgttgtatttgtcatttttttatattatatttcagatCGAATTtattaacacaaacaaaaactcaaattgttagttcatgttaatttaggattcattcaaattaacagatacaactttttatttcttttgattttaatagcATACTAAATGTTAACAGAATATTAGTAAATGcggaaattaataaataaaaaaaaataaaaaattaataaatgctttggaagtatttttatttataattcacaataactaatgtagttaagtaatgttagttattttgttagttatttaaaaaagtgtaacagcttttattaaaatatattttgattataatttcAACTCAAACCTAAAAGAATCAGTGCATTATGTTCTAGACACACTATAACATTTGAAAGAATTTTTAGCCAGTTTTACCCTTTCAACTGTGTACAAAAGCATGAGTGGTcatagtgtgtttgtgtctgtggttTTTACCCATATTAACGACAGCATCACAGGGCATGGTGTCTCCAGAGAACACGAGCTGCCAGCCAGACTGATGCGTCAAACTGCAGGCGAACGCGTTCTTACAGTGACGAACAAAACACGTCTGAAACTACACAATCACGACAGAAAGAGAGGATTCAGTAGCTATAAATCACTATATGCACTCAATTCATTACGGACAGACAGTAATCTGAAGGGTCTGCTTTCAGATATTTAAAGACTTGcgtagatttaaattttttattgcaattagataaaaatatactttgtgaGTATGATcatgacatattaaaaaaatttgaaaatttgataaaaatatcaaattaagttacttttttgttaactttttcaaaaatatcaaattaagttacttttttgttactttttgcattaaacattttataatttacaatttttgttGAAAGCATGGttgataaaatacaataaatactttCAGAGCAATAGATATCAAGATATATACTGCACGatagcaaaaataatattatatatatatatatgtgtatatatatatatatatattatatatatatatatatatatatatatatatatatatatatatatatatactatatatatatacacacacatcataaaatatatattaattgcaCAGTCCATACAGACCTTGACCAGGTCATTGTTCTTCAGAACAGCCTGAATGAAAGATTTGGTCTTGACTTTGGGGATCTCCGCGCCATCACAGAAAAACGTTGATGGGATAATACTGGAATGATTACAAACAAAAGTTATAAGTGTCATGGGACAACTTAATTTACTTTCAATTGTAAGAATTATATGTTCTCACAGAAtgacagaaaaagaaataaataaagatacaaCGTTATTTTTCTCTCGTACTTGATCTGGCTGAGGATCTGCTGGCAGTGATCGTGATACTGGTTCAACCACGTCATGATCTGCACAGGAGCGATCAGGTACACAGGACTGAACGCTTTACCTAGACTGTTCTGCATCACACAAGACGCCAGAATCAATGAAATAATCCATAagcatattaaagaaataataaaacatacacacaaatagaTATATGCATACCAGAGCTCGCTGTCGCTCCAGTAATAAATGAATCAAGCCCTGTGTGAACAACAAAACATACAGCAATCAACAGTTAGCAGAGCAAGAAACAACACTCtagattattatttaatagtatttattataaaacgaATAGTTCTggtacttgattctgattggttgagccgcattcgaagctgttttaaattacactataaacatacagtacacctttgtttacatttgtgtgttgttCGGCAACTAATTTGTTGGAACCACAagtgtttctgaggaactacattgtttggcggaagaataatgtttttattatcgttacactttatttgctctgttttattttgttctataacCTAACCGCTTCGTGCCTAACAgtgccccttagctgttataaattcactgtaaaccacggcttcttggggcttattgctttattaaggATTTATCACACAGCTCTATGATTCAGACTGGTTGATTATGGGTTTCTGTGATGAAGTATTTTAGCATAATGACACTTAGggcatgcgcatctcatcagtaaagacgctcctgtaattagtagtatatctccagcacgtgtgttaagatcagggttgccaggttttcacaacaaatccaaCCAAGTTTCCactaaaaaccaccaaaaaaattgtatcccggggttaaaatatacgttttaaccccgcagacttggcaacactggttcaggtggagcggcgtttactacacagagctgtagtccCTTGGACAAGCTACAAAAATTTTCAAACAAAGAATCGCCTTGCGATTTTAGGGGCTTAAGTATCACGttattgtggttgtttttcatattGGGGTTTGTGAAGCGACGGAACCAGTAACGTGAAAGCGAAAATGTGATTGAACCCTGCCCAGTTTTGATCGAAACGAAacgcaattgggcaggttttgttttgaaaacctggcaatcctgatctgaacgcacgtgctggagatatactactaatcacaggagcacCTTTACTTTACACCTTTactaatcgcattcgattttttgcacagccctaatgaCACTAAACTTTATTTGGGATAATCTATAGTCACATAAACTGGTTTATTGCATGTAGAATCACCTCATTGCACATCATCTTGTCAGGCGTGTTTGTAAGGCTCTTACCGTGTGATGATCTGCGTGAAGGTGCGACACAAAGATGGTGGAGAGTCTGGAGAGGACCTCGTCCACGTCATTGCCGTAATGGCGACACAACTGGCCGAAAGTTCCCTCGCCACAATCCAACAGCAGCGACTGAGATGAGCTGAGGAACAGAGACATGTTTAGGTGTACTTCACTCCtttatagggatgtaacgattaccGGTTTGACCATAATTCATGATAAAATTCCCAACGGTTAGTATTaccgtttcatattttaattatcattgaaACCGTATTCGATTACTGTGATTGGAACAACTGTGATAATTTAGGTTCCTTATAATAGTGATAAGAAACGTTCATAGCGTTACATGTCTACTACATTATATTACAGCAATCAAACACAACAGACTGTGGCTTACTGCGATTTTAACACAGTCAGGAAGTGTTCTGTTGCTAATCTGAACCAGAGAGACTAAAACACCCTCAACCACAGTAAAAACTCCATAATGCTTGGAATGATGgatattgcttttgtttttataaactgcAACACactgcaaaatatgattttttttttcagcaatataaaaaaaatgaaatacaaaaacaagaaaatactgttttactCTTCTATTCAACATATCACTCgccattattttttgtaaatatttgtcaaacaaaaacactgttttaaaaaaaacacttcaaattaaatttaattaaaattaaaattactcaaCATTACTATATAATACTACCTGATGTTCACTAAAGTCCCACTGACGTTTCTGCTTCATCGGCAGAACCTGATGTTCACTAAAGTTCCACTGACGTTTCTGATCTTCATCGGTAGAGACGAGCCGGTGCCCAAAAACACAATCTCAGGAAACTTCTCACCTTTAGCAGCACAGAAAatgaacaacaaattaaaaacatgataaacatctgaaactaactaaaaaaaataaaaccatgataAACATCTGAAATAAGCATCTGAAACAGAAGAGAATCAGCCCACACACCCTCTATAAGAGCTCAGTGGTTTTATAGTTCATATAGACAGTCAGAGGTCCTTCATTATCATAATTTTCCACACTTTAGAAACACATAACCCTCGATCTGAGGCATCTGAGACAGATACAGTACAGAGTGAAAGTGAGAAGTGAAGAAAGTTTCACTCGGAGGAAATTAAATGTCAGGCTGTGGATGTGTTCTTGTCTTTCTGTTCTTCTAATTCAATActttcatccctctctctctctctctgattcggTAGAAAGCTCACCAGACGAGGAGATGGACGCAGCCGCCTGGAACTTCCTGCATTCCTCCACTTCCTCTAAAAACTTTGGCACTTCGGCTGCTTCCTTCACAAACTCCTCAGAGTCGCAGGACGGGATGGcatctctacacacacacacacgcacacgcacacaagaAAAGTTCCTCAAATAAGATCAAGTCTGGCATTTCTAAGAACTAGTTTGTtgaagctgtaaaaaaaaaaaaaaaaaaaaaaaaaatcaaactcaaTTTTTGCCTTGTTTCACACTATTAGCTTACACAACAATAGAGGTCGGCCAATTAATCGGacgatttttggcattttttaattattcggCATCGCCGATTGTGCTGCAAATTAGGCCGATTTATAGGCAGGCGCACCGGCGGGCAGCAAATCGTTGTTGCGGAGCTCCCTCGGAGGCTGCGTGAGAGACGGAGCAGCTCACACTCTGCAGCAGAGGCTTGTTCACACACCTCAGAACTGCTTCAGCTAATGGCAGGGCAAAACAGCCCATTTCGAAAGTGTAAATTACGTTTTACCCTACTAGAATTTGATGCCGGAAAGGTATCATATTCATAAGTGCAACAAGTCATTTGCATGTGAAAGTAGAAACACGTTCAATTGATGAAACTTCTGTGCTGATTATAACGTGCACATTAATTTTCTTCATGAATTTTGTGTGTACATCTGACGATATCCTCCATGATGTCATCGCTCGTGGCGACGCGCACTCTTAAGCAGTTATGAGCAGCAGgctgtgtaatatgtgtgaaatcttttatttttgttatcactaTGGCTATTTGACTCATAGCAGTGTCCAGTTTCCTATACATTGAGTTTATTTGTGACGGCTCAAAACTGACCGCCATagatagattttccaaaagggtTATACTGTTGAATAAACTGAGCAATGcatgtttcaaaaataaaacgcAGCACGGGTGTTTTTATGTGACTGTATCTTTGAAAAGAACCAACCGTCTTCAGAAAAGCttgaatgtcattttcatttcgtctttcctgtaatgcctgataaagtagcatTTGTGAGTgctgatttgattacagccgtttccggggaaaccactatatatCTCCTGCtccaaaagcgcctcctgctggcagagaatgaatttgcatttacaagtctgtgggaaacactggtgtgtgtcagtaaacaaacaaaaagcatgcttcagaaactgttttgagaaggtgcttaagttttgagccatgtattattacttttataactACGTGGCCGTtcaatgcttgaatctgattggctgacgaacgttctgaggtgtgcaattattttctgggaaacgcacggcgaacgtaCTTCCAGCAgttctcttgaccgcattacagtccATATCACTTCAAatagtaaaactataataaaggtcacgcagtttgcacaaaaGGTGTCGTCAGCACTGCCCTGACGATTTTATCAGTTGATATAGTGTAGCAAATTAAAGCTACacgacatttctcactagcgatgtaATAACTGCTGCTGTTTTAGATGCACAGAGGTACATTAGCCTaatccacactctctctctctctctctctctctcgtgtctctcctgtcgctctcgctctctttctaataacttcattaataactgcattagaatacTATCAcgtctcaagcctccgttaccagtTTAAAACGAAGTTTtggtactagcaaaagaggcatGGATGAGACgtggaagaaatagtcctactcacAATAACCAGTacaagtacaaaaaccggacgaaatccctttaaatatatcatctgatcgatgtcttgaggtgtggtaaccgtagtataagtagaataattgactccgggccattgaattattagaaaaataatgcagacACACCGAGGTATCGGCCTCGGACAGtgaaaaaacccatatcggtcgacctctacacAACAAGCTTGTGTATTTCTGGTAAATGAGGGCCACAATCAAACTGTCAATTAATCTTGGACTCATTCACAGCGTCTGTGACACACTGTTGACCTGAACTGACCTTTGCCACTCCAGTTTGGGCCGAAGCTGAAACTTCATCAGACACTCGGCTCTGACGTTAGGAACATGGAGAGAAGCCGCAGGCtcctacaacaaaaaaaaaattaaaaacacttttaacagttaattcaactagaaaaaaaaagaagaaaaaattaatatatataaataaatatgaaattaatttagAAGAGATCaacttataatataaataaatttttttttttttattatatattgtaatttcaTTAATCAGAACAAAAATCAATACATTAAGataagcataaaatatatataaataaatatgaaattaaataacaacagaaaaaataaataaaaaagaaaataattaaaaaaaaaaaaacaatgaaaataaaaaaaaaataaatatagaaataaaataaaaaaaacaataaaattagaaaagaagtaataataaaaaacatgaaaaatgacgagcataaaaaaattataaatttgataaataataaataatttaaaaatgtcccaACTGGCATAACTGGTTAAAATCTAAATCAAACTGTAACAGAGACTatgtcatattaaataaaatgtaaaaaaaaaaaatgcattaaatatggaATTAAATAAGAAATCATCAAATTAATACATtggaaaaaatgttaaattagacaaaaaaaaaaaaaaaaaaaatgtaatactgaaataaattaatgagaataaatgacaaacaataaataaaactgataagTTCCTACTGGAAATGGctaaaagcaaaatgaaaaatgaccTAAAACATAACtcttaaatcaaaaacaaaaaaaatcaaattaaaatccccaaaataataaaaaaaataacaataaaaaaaataataataatcaatgaaaCTAATAAATcagaaacacaaacattaaaaaaaatgtaaaaaaaaatttaaatagcaaTGGTCTAAATTGAACTGTGACAGACACTATTTCATATTAAATTAGCATACAATATGGAATTAAATGAGCAAAACTGTAATAGTTAAAGAAAccttaaataaacaaaagtggCATGAGTGAGTGGTGCCGTACTTTGGTCTTGTAGAGTCTGAGCGGAGGGAAGATCTCAGGATGGATGAGGTTGAGCTGCGTCTGGAGTTTGTGACTGCGGGTGTTGTGAGGCGTGAACGTCTGCTCGTTCATCACCAGATGCTCAGTGCTGCTGGGAAACCTGAGACACGACagatgcatcacacacacacacaaacacacacagagctcacGATCAGATCTGTGTGAGATCGCTGTACCTCTCCATCCAGCTCTTGTACTCCTCCGTGTCCAGCACTGACTCAGGCGTCATGTGAACCACGAGAGCCGCAGAATCCTCCGATCCGCCCGTCTGATACCTGCACACATCACACCAGGAGATATAtagagaagagag
Protein-coding regions in this window:
- the LOC109057490 gene encoding zinc phosphodiesterase ELAC protein 2-like; this encodes MLARLCALRACKEPALQGSVRLMQTQSSRKSRAVRDTLRHVKMKESRRQGELHGPSTVYVQVLGAGSRDNGASLYVFSEYNRYLFNCGEGTQRLMQEHKIKIARLDNIFLTRMSWETVGGLSGMILTLKDTGVPQCVLSGPPQLEKYLQAIRVFSGQLEDIKLAVRPYTEPQYKDETMTVSQVPLFSERKAEAGSRSPGSGRSSSPDSSQKGALRTLDDLEESQGHTASRRSAPEGKEKITRDWSLVVAYVCKLHSKKGNFMALKAKEMGLPVGTAAIGPIIEALKAGKTVTHDGKEIRPEELCTPADPGPVFIVVDCPSEDFIQPLCTNHVFQRYQTGGSEDSAALVVHMTPESVLDTEEYKSWMERFPSSTEHLVMNEQTFTPHNTRSHKLQTQLNLIHPEIFPPLRLYKTKEPAASLHVPNVRAECLMKFQLRPKLEWQRDAIPSCDSEEFVKEAAEVPKFLEEVEECRKFQAAASISSSGEKFPEIVFLGTGSSLPMKIRNVSGTLVNISSSQSLLLDCGEGTFGQLCRHYGNDVDEVLSRLSTIFVSHLHADHHTGLIHLLLERQRALNSLGKAFSPVYLIAPVQIMTWLNQYHDHCQQILSQINIIPSTFFCDGAEIPKVKTKSFIQAVLKNNDLVKFQTCFVRHCKNAFACSLTHQSGWQLVFSGDTMPCDAVVNMGKNATLLIHEATLEDGMEEEACEKRHSTTSQAIGIGMKMNAEFIVLNHFSQRYAKIPLFSDDFNGKVGISFDHMRIRFGDFPILFAEVIEEMEERRERREMKKTAEPPSDGESGTSRQPDETSKGAKREQDDLNQEAAIKRLKTN